In Panacibacter microcysteis, the genomic stretch TTTCATGAGACTTATTAATTACGCAGGGAATACCTTCTATCTCAAAGAATTCGTCACCATCCTGCAGCTCATCAAAACCAAGTACATAACTTAAACCACTGCAGCCACCACCTTTTACACCAACACGTAATCTTTTAGGTGTATCCGCACCCTGCTCATTCATTACTCTTCTCAACTCCTTAATGGCACCCGCGGTAAAAGAAACCGGTGATTGTAATGCTGTTTCCATGTTCAGAAAATTTAAAGCACAAAGATACAAACCAACAATAAAACCACTCTTTTGTCAGTTTACGGTTTGCGAAAATATCCAACATATAAAAGATTAACAGAAACCTATTTTTGCAAAAATTATTTTATGCTCGATACAAACCTGCTCATTCTTCTTATTGCTGCCATGGTTATTATTGGTGGTGTATCTGCTTACATAACATATCTCAAAATAGGAAAGAACAACCGGAACAATTCAGTTCCATCCAATGAGCCTGCAAATGCAATGCGCCTGCAGGCTTACGAAAGATTGCTGATACTTACAGACAGGATTGCCCTGCCAAACATTATCAGCAGGCTAAACCAGCCAGGGCTTACTGCAAGAAACATGCAGCAGGTGCTGGTCAGTAATATCAAAGAAGAATTTAACCACAACATTACACAGCAGGTGTATGTAAGTGATGATGCGTGGACTGCCGTAAAAACATTGAAAGAGCAAAATATACTTGTCATAAACCAGTTTGCCAACGTGCTGCCGCCCGAGGCCACTGCCCTCGATTTAAACAAACACCTGCTCGAGTACTCTATGAACGATCCCAAGGGAAATGTACACGATATGGTGAGCCAGGTGCTCAGCTTTGAAGCAAAAAAAATAATGCAATAACATTATGAGCCCGGCTGCAGGTCTTTGTGGCATCGTCCCTTGCGTCGCACTCTTGTACTGTTGAAACTTTGGGCAGCAGTGCCACAGCCCGCCTTATAAAATCTTACCTGTTGTATTGCACCGCACTTTAATACAGCATGTTTGCGAACAAAACACATCGTTGTTGCCATAACAACAGAACGATGCAGTGAGTGACACAACAGGTGATGCCATAAAATACTACAGCTTGCTACCAAAAAAACGATAAACTTGCCGGATGAATAACGATAAAAGATATACGGACAGTGGTATAGAAATAAAATCGCTCTACACATCTGCTGATGCAGGAAAGGATACCGGTGAGCAGCCTGGAACGTTTCCTTTTACACGTGGCATACAACCAGACATGTATCGTGGAAAGCTATGGACCATGCGCCAGTATGCAGGCTTTTCTACCGCAGAGGAAAGCAATAAGCGTTATCATTATTTATTGTCGCAGGGTGTAATGGGACTGAGTGTTGCTTTTGACCTGCCCACGCAGATAGGTTATGACAGCGATCACCCGCTTGCAGAAGGCGAAGTTGGAAAAGTTGGGGTAGCCATAGACAGCCTTGAAGACATAGAAATGTTGTTTGATGGCATTAAACTCGAAGAAGTAAGCACATCAATGACCATTAATGCAACGGGATATATTTTGCTGGCATTTTATGTGGCACTCGCCAAAAAGCAAGGCGCCGATCTTTCGAAGATTACAGGTACCATACAGAATGATATTTTGAAAGAGTATGCAGCACGTGGCACTTATATTTATCCGCCCAAGCCTTCCATGCGCATTATCACAGACATTTTTGAATGGTGCAGCAAAACAATACCAAAATGGAACACGATATCCATTTCGGGTTATCATATACGCGAGGCGGGCAGCACCGCTGCGCAGGAAATAGCTTTTACATTAAGCAATGGAAAAGCCTATGTAAAAGCAGCGCTGGAGAAAGGCCTGGACATAAATGTGTTTGGTAAACGACTGTCCTTCTTTTTCAATGCGCATAACAATCTTTTTGAAGAAGTAGCTAAGTTTCGTGCGGCAAGAAGAATGTGGGCTACTATTATGAAAGAGCTAGGCGCTACTGATGTAAAAGCGCAGATGTTGCGCTTTCATACACAAACCGGTGGCAGTACACTTACAGCACAGCAGCCATTGAATAATGTAAGCCGGGTAACCCTTCAAACATTGGCTGCAGTATTAGGCGGTACACAAAGCCTACATACCAATGGCTATGATGAAGCACTGAGCTTACCGACAGAGGAGGCGGCAAAAATTGCTTTGCGCACGCAGCAGATTGTAGCATTTGAAAGCGGCGTAACCGATACGGCAGACCCGCTTGCAGGCAGTTATTTTATAGAAGCGCTAACCAATGAAGTTGAGGCGAAAGCGCTTGAAATTATAAACCAGGTAGATGCATTGGGTGGAAGTGTAAGTGCTATTGAAAGCGGCTTTATACAGGATGAGATAGCAAAGAGCGCTTACATTTACCAGCAACAGGTGGAGCGGCAGGAAAAAATTATCGTTGGTGTAAACAGGTTTGTGGTTGATGAAAAATACAATACACCACTGTTGAAAATAGATGACAGCATACGCAGTTTGCAGGTAGAAAAATTGCGGGCCCTAAAAAATAAAAGAAACAATCAGCAGGTTGCAGCATATCTCTCAAGGCTAAGTACGGCTGTAAAAAGCGGTGAAAACATTATGCCCTTTGTTGTAGATGCGGTAGAGCAGTACTGTACACTTGGCGAAATAGCAGATTGCCTGCGCAATGAATTTGGCGAATACCGATAACTATAGATTTTTAACTTCGGTAACCAGTTGTTGCAATACAGATTTAGCGTCTCCAAAAAGCATAGATGTTTTTGGTTGAAAGAAAAGTTCATTTTCAATACCTGCATAACCTGGTTTCATACTTCGCTTGTTTACAATAACGAGTTTGGCATCTTCCACTTCGAGTACAGGCATGCCATAAATGGGTGAACTCGTGTCTGTTTTTGCGGCCGGGTTTACCACGTCGTTGGCGCCCAGTACCAGTACGACATCTGTAATCCTAAATTCTTTGTTGGCGTCTTCCATTTCAAGCAACTTATCATAGGGTACATCTGCTTCTGCCAGCAGTACATTCATATGGCCGGGCATTCTGCCGGCAACCGGATGTATGGCGTATTTAACCTCTACGCCTTTTTCTTCCAGTATGCTTTCCAGTTCGTGACACACATGCTGAGCCTGCGCCACGGCGAGGCCATAACCGGGCACGATCATGATCTTTCTTGCATAGCTCATATTTATAGCAGCATCACTTAAGATTATCTCTTTATACGCACCACCCGCTTTGCCGGCTTGTGCAGCTATTGTGGCGGCGCCACCAAAATTGCCGATCAGGACATTTTTCAGGGACCTGTTCATTGCCTTACACATAAGGATGGTAAGCAATGTACCCGCAGCGCCAACAAGAATACCGCCGGTGAGCATTACTTTATTATCGTATAAAAAACCACCACATGCAGCGGCAACGCCGGTAAAAGAATTAAGGAGTGATATAACCACAGGCATATCTGCGCCACCGATTGGAAGTACAAAGAAGATACCGTACAACAGAGATAAAAATAATGTGAGATAAAATAATGCACCGGCGAAATTAAACAAGGACATGCTCCTTAGTTCGAATCCAACATTGTAAACACTTAAAGCTAAAATAGCCAACAGCAGAAGCATGTTAAAAAGATGCTGATTCTTAAAACTGCGATCCTTTACCTTCCCGTTAAGTTTGCCCCACGCAATCATACTTCCGGCAAACGATACAGATCCAATTATCAACCCAGCGAAGATGATGATAAATTCAAGTAAATAAAAGTTATGAGCGTGAAGCCTGGCAGCGCAATCTGGACATTTAATGAAGCCGTAATTCGTACCAAACAAATGGTTAAACTCTACAATACTAATTAATGCTGCGCAGGCGCCACCCATACCATTGAAGACGCTTACCATTTCGGGCATGGCAGTCATCTTTACTTTTTTGGCAGCCATTGTGCCTGCTACGGCACCGATAATTATGGCAGCAAATATCCAGCTATAATTATGCAGGCTGTTGCCTTCTTCGTCTTTGTACAGGAATATGGTGCCCAGGATGGCAACACTCATACCTGCAGCCGCTACCAGATTGCCTTTACGTGCAGCCGCGGGATTGGATAACATCTTTAAACCTATGATGAACTTTACACTTGCCAGCAGGTAAATGACCGTGAGCAGATTTATTTCCATGCGTAATTTTTTATAATGCGCAAAACATACGGTATGATGAATGTTTTACTATTTCTTTTTCTTAAACATTTCCAGCATTCTGTCTGTAACAACAAAGCCTCCAACCACATTCAATGTTCCGAGAATTACAGCAAGGAAACCCAATACTAATGCGGTATAATTATCGGTTTCTGCTTTGCCCATTACAATAATGGCTCCTATAATTACCACACCATGTATGGCATTGGCGCCGCTCATGAGTGGTGTGTGCAGTACGCTGGGCACGCGGCCAATTATTTCTATACCGAGGAAGATCATCAGTATTACAATGTAGATGTACTCCTGGTGCACGTGTATCCATGATAAAAAGCTACTCATATATCTGTTCCTGTTTTTTGTTCTTTATAATGATCAGCGCTGTTGTTTAAACTTCGCTGCCATCTTCGCGCTGCTGCATCATGTTATGAAAGTACAAGAGTGCGACGCAACGAAAGCTTCATACTTATTCAACTGCCGGGTTCATCATTGTCTTTATGCCATTGCAGATTTTACCCTTTCATTTACGACGGCGCCATTGTGCACAATGCAGGTGCCTTTTACCAGATCATCATCAAAGTTTAGTGAAAGCGCTCCTTCTTTACCGATAATGAGCTGTAAAAAATTCAGTATGTTCTTTCCATACAGCTTACTTGCATCTGCCGGCATACCTGCGGGTAAATTGCTGTTGCCAACAATGGTTACATTATTAAAATGTACGGTTTGATCGTTGACGGTTTTAGCAGTATTACCACCTGTTGCGGCCGCCAGATCAATAATCACGGAACCCGGTTTCATACGCATGAGCACCGCTTCAGGAATCAATACCGGTGCGGCCCTCCCCGGAATTTGTGCCGTGGTGATGATAATATCTGCTTTTACGGCCGCCTCTGATATTTTTTGTTGCTGTCTTTGTTTATATGCTTCATCCTGCTCTACTGCATAACCGCCCGCAGCAGAAGCATCGGCGGCGCCTTCCACATCAATGAATTTCGCGCCGAGACTCAT encodes the following:
- a CDS encoding HesB/IscA family protein; the encoded protein is METALQSPVSFTAGAIKELRRVMNEQGADTPKRLRVGVKGGGCSGLSYVLGFDELQDGDEFFEIEGIPCVINKSHEMYLFGMQIDWQDGLNNRGFTFENPNASSTCGCGSSFGV
- a CDS encoding acyl-CoA mutase large subunit family protein; translation: MNNDKRYTDSGIEIKSLYTSADAGKDTGEQPGTFPFTRGIQPDMYRGKLWTMRQYAGFSTAEESNKRYHYLLSQGVMGLSVAFDLPTQIGYDSDHPLAEGEVGKVGVAIDSLEDIEMLFDGIKLEEVSTSMTINATGYILLAFYVALAKKQGADLSKITGTIQNDILKEYAARGTYIYPPKPSMRIITDIFEWCSKTIPKWNTISISGYHIREAGSTAAQEIAFTLSNGKAYVKAALEKGLDINVFGKRLSFFFNAHNNLFEEVAKFRAARRMWATIMKELGATDVKAQMLRFHTQTGGSTLTAQQPLNNVSRVTLQTLAAVLGGTQSLHTNGYDEALSLPTEEAAKIALRTQQIVAFESGVTDTADPLAGSYFIEALTNEVEAKALEIINQVDALGGSVSAIESGFIQDEIAKSAYIYQQQVERQEKIIVGVNRFVVDEKYNTPLLKIDDSIRSLQVEKLRALKNKRNNQQVAAYLSRLSTAVKSGENIMPFVVDAVEQYCTLGEIADCLRNEFGEYR
- a CDS encoding NAD(P)(+) transhydrogenase (Re/Si-specific) subunit beta, yielding MEINLLTVIYLLASVKFIIGLKMLSNPAAARKGNLVAAAGMSVAILGTIFLYKDEEGNSLHNYSWIFAAIIIGAVAGTMAAKKVKMTAMPEMVSVFNGMGGACAALISIVEFNHLFGTNYGFIKCPDCAARLHAHNFYLLEFIIIFAGLIIGSVSFAGSMIAWGKLNGKVKDRSFKNQHLFNMLLLLAILALSVYNVGFELRSMSLFNFAGALFYLTLFLSLLYGIFFVLPIGGADMPVVISLLNSFTGVAAACGGFLYDNKVMLTGGILVGAAGTLLTILMCKAMNRSLKNVLIGNFGGAATIAAQAGKAGGAYKEIILSDAAINMSYARKIMIVPGYGLAVAQAQHVCHELESILEEKGVEVKYAIHPVAGRMPGHMNVLLAEADVPYDKLLEMEDANKEFRITDVVLVLGANDVVNPAAKTDTSSPIYGMPVLEVEDAKLVIVNKRSMKPGYAGIENELFFQPKTSMLFGDAKSVLQQLVTEVKNL
- a CDS encoding NAD(P) transhydrogenase subunit alpha, whose protein sequence is MSSFLSWIHVHQEYIYIVILMIFLGIEIIGRVPSVLHTPLMSGANAIHGVVIIGAIIVMGKAETDNYTALVLGFLAVILGTLNVVGGFVVTDRMLEMFKKKK